The sequence taataataatataaataataataatactaataacaataacaataattgtaaatatacttttctggacatttttccacatctttttttaattaactttctATTACTGACGTGACATGAAAAGCCTCCAAATCACGTTTCTTCATCTGCCCTCGCGATACTCTGGCAACTGTGGTAATTACACATCACATATATCCCTGGAGCTAAGCTAAAGCTAGGCTAGGCTAACTAGCTGCTACAGAGTGACATGAAGTCAACTTTACACTCTGTCTCAATGAAGGAGATTCCAGAGTGATTGGGACATGGAGTTAAGAAACATCAAGGACCAGGTAGTAAATAAAACTCAGCGTTTGTTCACTAACAGTAGTTCTTACAAACACTGCAAAGAGCTGGCTAATCATGTTAGCGACATGTCGAGCAAAGTTTGCTACAAGGCTAGTTACAATGTAACAAATTCTTTGCAGTGCAGAACTAGATTAGGTTTCGGTGTGATGTTTCGGTTTTATAATAGACTGAAACCTTATCATTGGGGTTATTAGGCTCCTGGTACATGAAGTCCAAACCCTGCCAAACAAACATATCAATCTCTAAATGGATCCATATTCATCTTCTGTAGGCTATACCTAAGTTTGTTTAACGTTTCTGTGGAAGACAAATCTTGGCGAGTCATTCCTATATTGTGTAAATGTTCGCAAAAGTGCCAGGAGTTTTGCATGGTTTAAACAAGTAATCTCGTACTGTTCTTAAGTCAAATAAATGACCGTACAATTAAATGCTTTGAGCTGTACGTGATGTCCCCACTGAAACAGATTACATCATACCaattaaaatagattttctCAAGACAGTTTTAACATTGACACTTTCCTGGAAATGCACAGAAAATGATTGATTTGTCACTCTTTATGTAGACATGTGGCCGTTTTAATGTAATCTCAACAAGATCATGAATCTATTTATGACCCCAGTGGGTTTTAACAAGCCTGCTGTTGAAAGCTATTCAGTTAAAATTATATTAGAGCACTGCTTGTATGGATTTTAATTTGctttctgcaaaaaataatatcttATTATGAACTACACTTAATTTTAACatagttttaactttttttacccacattgtttttcatcagttttgCATGTCATATGTCTCTTTCAGTCTCCATTGGTCCAGGCCATattcagcagaaacacagaagaggtgacatttttgttgaacCATAATGAAGATGTCAACTCACTGGTAATATTTCCCCACATTAACTCTGCACTCAGCCTTCACAAGCATTTTCATGCAGTATAGTTTAGGTCAAGCGTTAAGATGTATCTTGAGCTTGCACAAATGGTTTTGTTGTGTAAGGCTGCTGCAGGCTACTTACTGTAGTTTTCCTGTCAGCACAGCttttcttttactgtaaattcagacatgaatgtgcatgtgtttggttACTGCTGTTTGCTCCGTAGGTCTTCTGGACACATTTGTTGCAAATGTCAGTCTGATGAAGTTTTTATGTGAGCATAAGGAGCAAGAATTTAAAGATGTTAAATAGTGCATATTAACTGAAAACAGTTTTCGTCAGAATgtaacaaaactgtaaaatgatgCCATTGTAATCTGataaaatgggagaaaaatgtgtcttttcttttctctcaggACCAAGAACAGAGCACACCACTTCATGCTGCTGCTTATTTGGGCGATGTCCACACTATGGACCTACTTATCACTTCAGGTAGAAAATCTATCTGACTTTTAAactcagtgtaaaaaaaaagcttatcaGCAACTGTACGCAAATGGAAAGTTTTATTTAGTCGttcatttcttttacaaatCAGCCCATCTATTTATTAATAGTCAATCAAGTGCAGAAGAACTGTAATTAacccaaaacactgaaaaaattaGCATCTAACTTAGCTtagctgctgctctctcctgtAGGTGCAAATGTCAACGCCAAGGACCAGGGTTTGCTGACTCCCTTACATCGAGCGGCTGCCTCTCGAAATGAGGCATGTTCCTATTTCAAATCACAGTTGCATAATGTCTTTTCTAAGGACTTCACCACCAGATTGTAACGTTTgactttgaattttgtttttttcctcagaaagCTGTGGAGCTGCTGCTAAAGCACAAAGCAGAGGTCAACACAAAGGACAAGTACTGGCACACACCTTTGCACATGGCAGCTGCAAAGTGGGCCACAGGCTGTGCCGAAGCTCTGATACCACATGTGTGCAGCCTGGATGTTGCCGACAGGTCGGGAAGGACACCACTGCATCATGCAGCGCACAGCGGCCATGAAGAGGTAAGCTGTACAGTTGGGAATATTAATCAAACCCTTCCTCCTGAGTTTTCTTTATTGTCTAGAGTAGTTATTATTACAATACATAACAATGCTGCAGAGTAGATTTGCTGAGGAAAGTGAattatatctatttat is a genomic window of Plectropomus leopardus isolate mb unplaced genomic scaffold, YSFRI_Pleo_2.0 unplaced_scaffold5608, whole genome shotgun sequence containing:
- the LOC121939678 gene encoding serine/threonine-protein phosphatase 6 regulatory ankyrin repeat subunit C-like, whose protein sequence is MELRNIKDQSPLVQAIFSRNTEEVTFLLNHNEDVNSLDQEQSTPLHAAAYLGDVHTMDLLITSGANVNAKDQGLLTPLHRAAASRNEKAVELLLKHKAEVNTKDKYWHTPLHMAAAKWATGCAEALIPHVCSLDVADRSGRTPLHHAAHSGHEE